From one Sulfurimonas sp. HSL-3221 genomic stretch:
- a CDS encoding HNH endonuclease: MFQMIFENGQLKMKFTLPQDQMNLFKCYEFTRTNYDKIVDYSFCDLDENIHLGDKGVCRFCGDAEGETTFETVAHTIPESLGNKKLFSNDECDRCNSYFGSYIENELAEFLSIFRSIGFVKGKKGRPHQKHYANHGCVTTFHDQRLLRFSTKAGKKMFKDLGDNNAEIQLKDIKIHHHKIMKSFSKIALALMPVDEIQYFDATKEWLFEDSYPSDKFPENSYGMMFIYSKTANKNNLIRAVLLRRQEHLDQRCPYMMIGIYFAHFTFFVPIQFSSKDDFHREHLIIGAAHINNASVDMQQYQFHPLGYHSPTTTFSMNMKMTYETKESIPQDEKE, translated from the coding sequence ATGATCTTCGAAAATGGCCAGCTTAAAATGAAATTCACATTGCCCCAAGATCAAATGAACCTGTTCAAGTGCTATGAATTCACTAGAACTAACTACGACAAAATAGTTGATTATTCCTTCTGCGATTTAGATGAGAACATTCATTTAGGGGATAAAGGAGTGTGCAGATTCTGTGGTGACGCCGAAGGGGAAACAACATTTGAAACAGTGGCCCACACAATTCCCGAATCATTAGGAAACAAAAAGCTTTTTTCAAACGACGAATGCGATAGATGCAATTCATATTTTGGAAGTTACATTGAAAATGAATTAGCAGAATTTTTATCTATATTTCGGTCTATTGGTTTTGTCAAAGGGAAAAAGGGCAGACCCCATCAAAAGCACTATGCAAATCATGGGTGTGTTACCACATTCCATGATCAAAGACTATTGCGCTTTTCAACAAAAGCAGGCAAAAAAATGTTCAAGGATCTCGGCGACAATAATGCCGAAATCCAGCTCAAAGACATAAAAATACATCATCATAAAATCATGAAGTCATTTTCCAAAATTGCATTAGCATTAATGCCTGTTGATGAAATTCAATACTTTGATGCAACAAAAGAATGGCTTTTCGAGGACTCTTATCCAAGTGATAAGTTCCCTGAAAACAGCTATGGAATGATGTTTATTTATAGCAAAACTGCCAACAAAAATAATTTGATTAGAGCCGTCCTTTTACGACGGCAAGAACATCTTGATCAAAGATGTCCATACATGATGATTGGCATATATTTTGCGCATTTCACATTTTTCGTGCCCATTCAATTTTCTTCAAAAGATGATTTTCACCGTGAGCATCTAATAATAGGGGCGGCCCATATCAATAATGCGTCTGTTGACATGCAACAGTATCAATTTCATCCTTTGGGGTATCATTCCCCGACAACTACCTTCTCTATGAATATGAAGATGACATATGAAACTAAAGAAAGTATTCCACAGGATGAAAAGGAATAA